Sequence from the Halobaculum rubrum genome:
GAAAGGCTTCATAAAGTCTTGCCAGAAAGCTCAGGAAATATCTGATGATAAGTATGTGTTTGTAGTTCTTGACGAAATCAACCGAGCGAAAGTATCCAGAGTATTTGGAGAACTGTTTTCTCTTATAGAATATCGAGAAGACATAACAGAAATGGATGTGAACTTGCAGACATTGTATTCAGGAGGATCTATCGTTGTTCCAGATAATCTAGTTATCATAGGTACCATGAACAATTTAGACAAGTCAACTGAAGATATTGAATTTGCACTCAGACGTCGATTCTCTGAGATAGAAGTTCCACCGTCTACGAATCTACTAAGAGAGCTTCTGCGTGAACAGAGTGATTACGACTGGGAACAAGAAGAGATAGACGAGTTAGCACGATTACTCAACATAGTCAACGAGAAAGGAGACTATCCACTCGGGCCTACGTATTTCAGAGGGATGCAAGGCATTGATGACTTATTGAAAGTCTATAGAAGAGAAATAAGGCCTTCAATAAAGCAGTATTTTGGAGAATATAGAGAAGAGCAACTCGAAACAGTAGATGGATTCTTCGAACTCGCCTCTGATTTGGAGCTGTCGGAGGACAGTTGATGAGTGGACTACAAAGCTACAAGATAGAATTCCCCCCTGGGGCCTCACGTCCATTAGTAGAAAACTGCTCAGACGATAGAAATCAGCTGTCAAGTGAATTCAACCCGTCAATATTACCTGACGACTATCAAGACTACCTTACATTAGAACTTAGCTCATCTGGGGAATACAGGGCCAATACCGGACCATACGTGGGAATACTGTCGTGCAAGGATGGGTCATACCTCCCAATAAGACCAAAAACAGAGGTGGGGAACATGACATATTTCCTTCGCGAAAGCGGCAGAATTGCCCAAGATCTTGACACACCATTCGACGAAGATGTTCCCTATCAGACAGTGACAGACAACCTGATAGGAATGCGTGAATTGTATGTTCAACATTTTCTAAATCAACTGGACAAACTCAAGCGAGATGGTCTACTTAAGCAATCTATAGTAACAAGCATTGAATCTAGCCGAGTAGAGGGACGAATAAATGTGAACAGATACAGCAAGAATATTCTCTCGGGGAAACCCAATAAAATACCTCAGTCCGTCAAAAGCCAAAGTATTGATAATATTCCAAATATGTTCCTGAAGCTTGCACTCAGATACCTAATGAATATGAGGCTCATAGGGATTGATCGAAGAGAAATTGCAGATAGACTGGATTATTTTCGTCCCGTATCAGAGTTCGATAGATCGGCGAAAATAGACGAGATCAAAGCTCAGATTCGAGAAGTAATTGCAGAGAACGAACTCCCGCCGTCCCGGTCATATTATTATCCCCCTCTTGATTCTGCTTTACTCATCCTTGACCAGAGCGGGATAACAGTTGATAAAATCGTGGATAGCAAGGCCCAGAGTTTTATGTTTAATATGCAAAGTGCATTTGAAGACTACATACGTAGAACTGTTCGGCGCCTTCTCAAGCCAAAAGGCTACGATGTTTACAACGGTGTCAGCCAGGCACATAGATTAGACCTATATGATTCTCAAAGTTACAGCCGTTTACCTCTAGAACCAGATATTTTGGTAGCTGACGGAATGAACAATATCGGCGTGATCGACGTTAAGTACAAAGATGAATTATCAAGCTCCGACCATTATCAGATTTGGACTTACAAGCAACAATACGATGTAGAATTAGCAGCGTTCGTGTCTATACCAAAGAATCCCTCACAGAGACTCGACGTAGAAAAATACAATCGTAATGGGTCTGGCAATCAGATCTCGAATTTCCGCTTCTGGTTGGGAGACTTTAGTGCGTCTGAAAACTCTCTTTCTGAATTTTTGAGCAACTCCGAAGCAGTAGGCCCGTAGGCAGATCTCAACGGAACAGCGACCAGAGTTGATTACCGTTTGGAGCTTAGCGGGTGAAGTCTATAGAATTCCAATTGTGAGTCGGTTCACTTCCACCGCTAATCCCCCGCCCGCATCCGGGTGCATTTCACTTTCACTCTGCCCATGGCTCGCTTCTAATACCAGACCGTGTCGCTAATGAATTGATGTCAGGAACAACCGAGAACCGGGGGACGTTCACGCACGTCCAAGGCGAACTCGCGTGGACTATCGCCGAACAACGCTCCCCGAGCGAAGCGATCACTCTGACCCGCCACCTCACAGAAGCCGACGAAGGCCGGTACGAACTACTCGGACTCATCAACGAGTGCGAGGTCGCTCTCTACTGGGACTACTTCTGGAACCACGTCGTCGCCGCGAACTTCGACGAAACCGGCGTCGACGATCTCGCCCGGGATACTCCTGAGGAGATCCGGTACACCGGACTCGGCGCGTACTTCGCCGAAGTTGAACTCGACGACTGGGACTGGATCCACCCCCGTCACCAATGGCACGCGGAGTGACCGCGTCGGTCCCGCGGGTCCTGGAACTCGACCGCGTCCCGGAACGGATGCCCCACAGGGACGCCACGCTCGGCCAGTTGGCGAACGCTCTCGACCCGCTCCGCTCGGACCGACCAGCGTACCCGATCTGTCTCTCCGGCCCGACCGGCGCCGGCAAGACGGCCGTCTCTCAGTTTGCCGTCGGAGAACTCCGCCGAGAGACGGCGGTGAACACTGCGCACGTCGACTGTCTCCGAACACGCTCGCGGGCCGCGATACTGCAAGAGGCGCTCGTCGATGCCGGACTCAAGACACGGTCGTCGCCGAAGGCGGACGCCGCATCGTCGTACCTCGCGCAGATGGAGGACGCCGACGCGCCGCTCGTCCTCACGCTCGACGAGGCGGAACACATCGAGGACGAGCACCTCCCGCACGTCCTCTTCGAGGCGGAGGGCGTGACGCCGATATTCGTCGTCCACGAGTACGAGCGGTTCGCGGCGCGCCTCGACGCCGCGACGGCGTCGCGGCTCCGCACCGGCCCGCATATCGAACTGAGCCGGTACAGTCAGTCGGAACTCGTTGACATCCTCCAGGCACGCGTCGACGCGGGCGACCTCTCCGGGATCACGGGCGGGACGCTGGAACTGATCGCGGACACCGCCGCCGGAAACGCGCGGGAGGCGATCTCGATCCTCCGGGAGGCCTACGTTGAGGGGAAGACCCGCGACGAACGGGTCACGCCGGCGTTGATCGCCGACGTTCGCGAACCAGCGATGGAGTCGATCCGGCGATACAACGTCGAGCGCCTGGACACGCCGCATCGACTACTGAAGCACATGATCGACGACGCGGGCGAGATCCGGGCCGGGGAGTTGGCAGACCTCTTCGAGGCGGAGTACCCGGACGCGAACGGTCGCGACCGTCGCCGGTATCTGAACGTCCTCGTTCGCTACGGGTGTATCCGGAAGCAGGGGAGTGGGCGGGGAACGCGGTATCTCTCAATTGGAGCCACTGAATAGCGGGCAATCCGGCTCCAGAGAAACCTCGAAATTGAAACCCACTGGATGATACGTACAGAGAATGAACACAGTATATCCTCTCTGTTTGTATTCTACCAGTGACAACCGAATCGACTAGCGTTTTTAGGTACTCATAGTATAGTGACCGACTTTATTTCGCCAACTATTTCTGATCCTCCATCTCTGGGGTCAATCATTTCTAAATACACAGGTGTGAAAGGCTCAGTATTCCTGAGCCGGTGTGGGAACTGGCTGTCATCTTGGGGTGTCACTCTAGTGTCTAACGGTTTAGTATGGTCTTGTGATACCTGACCTAGATCCAGTTCCATACTCCCACCCTCTTCAAATTCTACTTCAACATTTTCTCCCGAATTTTTTCGAATCTTTTCACTAATTGGCTCCCAAGTTCCAAATTCTTGCTGGATTGTTTGATTAGATTCGATACTTTCGAATTCTCTTTCGAGAGTGTTTATTTTCAGTATTAAATCTGCCAAATCAGGGTTTACTGTAACGGTATCTGGATCTATGTCAGATAGTCTTTGTTGTAATTCCTGTGCCTCATATTGAAGATCAGCTAGTTCCTCCTCATCACTCACATATGACTGAATATTAGCTGATGAAATAGACTGAAGATCTTGTTGAAGCTGAGTTACCAACCGTTCTTCGGCACCAAGTTCCTCAATTGTCTCATAGTATTTTTGACCCTGTGTGATTAGCCATTCACGCCAATCCGGCGCTGTTTCCACTAGTCCATTGAGAGGGCCCTCGGGAATTCCTTCGGTCACGTCATGCACGATGTCATTTCTCCGCTGACCCAGGACACCGCAGAACTTGTCGTATTTCGGTGGCGCTTCTACATCGATCACTCTTTCGATAGCGCTGGTGATCGTGTCCCAGTTTTGGGTTATTTTCGAAGGATCATGTGGTTTAGTCATATTCAGGTCTTCAAAATAGCTTTTCCTGACCTCATGAAGGACGACAGTTCCAAAGTCTAGAATATTTAAATAAGCGACTCGCCGTTCCACCATTGATTGGAGTGATAATGATTCCACATTTTCCAGATATTCCTCACCAAGTGCAGTTGACATAAATAAAACCCTGTAGCCGCCCATCATGAATCTGATGCTAAACAGCCTGCCGGGAATGAGGGCAAACACAATATTCGTGTTCGGAAGTCCCGCAATTTGGCCCTCGTTTGTCCGGAAGTGAACCCCGAAGTCGGCGCTGTATGGTAATTCTGCTCTTGAGATGCGGAAGATAGTCGGCTTCTCTCACCTATTCAAACCCGAAACGGCACTCTGTTCGCTCGATGTCGACGAGAGATCGCGTCCTGTCCCCGCAGGACACCGACGACGACGCGCCGGAGATCCGGTTCAGCATCGACGAAGAGGCGTATCAGTCCGACGAAGTCGGGCTGACGCTCTGGCGCGGGAACGGCCGCGAACGGTTCCGTGTCACCGACGAGGACGAAGCTATCTACGAGGATGCCGGCGTCGAGCCGACGTGGTGTGAGGTGACGATCCGGCGGCTCGGACTACACCTCGACGTGATCACGGAGTGATCAAGATGTGCGAAGTACACCAGAACTCGCCGATTCGTTACGTCCGTTCGCGAACCTCGCAGACGGATTCGACGGGGTCCACGTCGAGATCTCCGGCCATGCCGAGGAGCCGATCTCCGAGTGGTCGGTTGTCTCGATTCGCACTCATACCCTATGGCTGTCCAAAATCGGGCAAAAGCCTTCGGTCAGTCCTCGTCGTCGAGGTAGGCGTCTATCACCGCGTCGAAGTCGTCCGCATCCTCGTACTCGTCCCGCAGCTCCAGCGCGGCGCGGCCCCGCTCCGTGATCTCGTAGAGGCCGGCGTTCTCGTTGGGTCCGATACGGCGGACGAGACCGTAGTCCGCCATTTGTCCGAGCCGACTGTTCACGTAAGGACGCGACACATCAAGTGTCATGTGGAGATTCGCGGCCACGTTCCGCCCGTCGACAAGTGCGTCCAAGATGGAGAAGTCCACGGGACGGAGAATCATTGGTTCGCTATTCTTTCCGGTCGTAACTTGACTTTGAGTGGTTGTCAGCGTATTCATGCTAGCGGTTCAAACGCGTTGATACTTAGCTATCAATATCTTATCACCGGTAAGATTATCAGTAACCCGTTCACTTGGACGTGCAACGAAGGTGCTTCGCGGACCCGTCGCTGTCCGATGGGTCCGGCAGTAAGATGCGGACCCGACGTTTGGGCGTCGGTCCGCGCGGGCCTTCGTGAGTGGAGCACGAAAGCCATGTACGACGACAGCACACCGGGGCTTGAAACCCCCGAACGAGAAGACGTACCGCTTTTCCTGAGAACCGATTGTCCCGAGTGCGGCCGCGCGCTCGCGGATCACGGCCTATCGACGGCCGGACCCGGACGGACGACGCTCGCGCCGTGCGGGTTCGACGTGGCCGGCGTAACGCTTCGCGAGGTCGCGTTCGTCCTCGACGATGGCGCGTGCCGGGTCGCGACCGACGGAGGTGAACCGGCATGAGTGTCGAGGTGGACGTTGGCGATGACCGGAGCACGAACTGGACGGACCTCACCGCGTTCGAGGGGGATGTCCTCTACGCGCTCGCTCGCCTCGAAGCCGACGAGGAGACGTCCTACGGACTCGCGGTGAAGCGCGTCCTGCAGGACCTTTACAACCAAGAGATCAACCACGGCCGTCTCTACCCGGCACTGGACGACCTTGCAAAACACGGCCTCGTCGAGAAGTCCGCTCTTGACAAGCGAACCAACGAGTACGTCCTCACGGATACCGGGCGGGAGCTTCTCCGCGGCCGGATCGACTTGCTCGCCGACGCGTTCGCTGGGGGTGCGTCTGCGTGAACAAGAGCGACCTACAGCGGCTGGCCGACGAACTCGATCGTCGGGCTGATCAGCACGCCCTCTGCGCGAACAACCCGCTGAACCCCGCTTCGTCACTTCTCGCGGACGTCCGCGCCGATGCGTTCGGTGAGGCGGCCGAGCTCGCCCGCGAGATGGACGACGAGAACGGCGAGAACCGCGACGACAGATCCCAGTGCGAGATCTGCGGCGGCGACGTCGAGGACCCGCACATCACGAACGACGGTCACCCCGAGGGTCCGAATCTGTGGGCGTGCGCCGCCTGTGCGTCGGAGGAGCCGGGTGTGAATCCCGACATGGACGACGAAGCCGACGGAGGTGAGACAGCGTGAGCGACGTGGACGTTACCGCGCCGGTCGGCTACGTGTGCCGCGTCTGCGGCCACGAACAGACGGTCCACGTTTACCCCGTCGTTCGCGACGACGGCGCGACGCTGGACGTGGAGTCGACCCACCGCCTCGTGCAAGCCGGGTGTCCGGAGTGCGACGAACGCCGAACCCACGTCGCGGCGGTGACGCTGTCGGACCACGAGGGGGAGAACGACGCCGATCCGGGGGTGGCCCTCGACGGCGGGACGGCTGACCGGACGCTGACCCTCGACGGTGACGGGATCGAGGTTCCCGACGACGTGGACGTGTCCGAGGGCGTCGTGTTCCGCGCCCGCGGCGCGACGGTGGACATGAAGCCGGGCACGGCGGATCGCGACCGCTACCCGCTCATCAAGCGCCGGAGTCTGGAGGCCGACGGCCGGCGCGTCGTGAACCAACACCTCGGGATCCGTGAGGTGACGGTGAAGCCCTACGGAGAGGACGCGCGGACCTACCGCGTGGAGGTCGCGGAGGACGGAGGTGCGGTCCGGTGACGCTGGACGTGACGCGGTACATCGTCGGCCGGACGGCGTCGATCTCCTACGGGCCGACGGGCGCGAACGTCGAGGCGTGGGAACTCCGCTTCTCGACCCGAGAGGACGAGCGGATCGTGATCCGGTTGGACCGCGCGGACATGTACGAACTCTGGACGGAGGTCCGCGGCGTTCCGTGGCCGACGGTTCACAACGATCCGGAGCGTCGCGAGAAGGACGAACTCGTCCGTGAACTCGTGGAGCGGGCGAACGTCGCGGACGCCGCGCAGCTCCGTGAGGCGCTGGACACGCTCGGGGGACGAGAGTGAGCGACGATCTCGATCCCATGACGCCGGAGGCCGCGCTGGACTACTACGTCGACACGCGGCGGTACAACCTCGCGGACGAGACGTTGAAGTCTCACAAGTACCGCCTCGGGTCGTTCGTTCGGTGGCTGGTTTCCGAGGACCACGGCGGCGGTCCGATCATGAACATGAACGACGTGGACCTCCGGGATGTCCACGCCTACCGCGTGTTCAAGCGGGAGGAGAATTGGCCCGACATGGAGCCGTGCAACGCCGTCTCCATGCAGGGACAGGTGTCCACGCTCCGGGTGTTCTTCGACCACTTGGCCGACGTGAAAGCCGTCTCCCCGGATTTCAGCGACCGGATCCGGCTCCCGCAGGTCCGCGACGGTGAGGG
This genomic interval carries:
- a CDS encoding 5-methylcytosine restriction system specificity protein McrC, yielding MSGLQSYKIEFPPGASRPLVENCSDDRNQLSSEFNPSILPDDYQDYLTLELSSSGEYRANTGPYVGILSCKDGSYLPIRPKTEVGNMTYFLRESGRIAQDLDTPFDEDVPYQTVTDNLIGMRELYVQHFLNQLDKLKRDGLLKQSIVTSIESSRVEGRINVNRYSKNILSGKPNKIPQSVKSQSIDNIPNMFLKLALRYLMNMRLIGIDRREIADRLDYFRPVSEFDRSAKIDEIKAQIREVIAENELPPSRSYYYPPLDSALLILDQSGITVDKIVDSKAQSFMFNMQSAFEDYIRRTVRRLLKPKGYDVYNGVSQAHRLDLYDSQSYSRLPLEPDILVADGMNNIGVIDVKYKDELSSSDHYQIWTYKQQYDVELAAFVSIPKNPSQRLDVEKYNRNGSGNQISNFRFWLGDFSASENSLSEFLSNSEAVGP
- a CDS encoding Cdc6/Cdc18 family protein — translated: MARGVTASVPRVLELDRVPERMPHRDATLGQLANALDPLRSDRPAYPICLSGPTGAGKTAVSQFAVGELRRETAVNTAHVDCLRTRSRAAILQEALVDAGLKTRSSPKADAASSYLAQMEDADAPLVLTLDEAEHIEDEHLPHVLFEAEGVTPIFVVHEYERFAARLDAATASRLRTGPHIELSRYSQSELVDILQARVDAGDLSGITGGTLELIADTAAGNAREAISILREAYVEGKTRDERVTPALIADVREPAMESIRRYNVERLDTPHRLLKHMIDDAGEIRAGELADLFEAEYPDANGRDRRRYLNVLVRYGCIRKQGSGRGTRYLSIGATE
- a CDS encoding ArsR family transcriptional regulator, coding for MDFSILDALVDGRNVAANLHMTLDVSRPYVNSRLGQMADYGLVRRIGPNENAGLYEITERGRAALELRDEYEDADDFDAVIDAYLDDED
- a CDS encoding PadR family transcriptional regulator, with translation MSVEVDVGDDRSTNWTDLTAFEGDVLYALARLEADEETSYGLAVKRVLQDLYNQEINHGRLYPALDDLAKHGLVEKSALDKRTNEYVLTDTGRELLRGRIDLLADAFAGGASA